In the Longimicrobiales bacterium genome, one interval contains:
- a CDS encoding 1-acyl-sn-glycerol-3-phosphate acyltransferase: MKLLRGYLALIVTCLGMLLSDLVQRFLVGPWLWLRPQSRISVLGSWLQYLAWLVTRPFEVIGGASLPHPDRIIPCEPGVLVVMNHQSMLDLPLGVKTLTSGYLRVVTRRRYTRFIPLISHLSRLYQYPWVDPSANTGDARRMLKQLRKISRETDVPILIYPEGTRSKDGEIGPFRPAGLGLILRARTWKVHAFVVDGLWQYAKFKHLLGSMDTLDARMEYVGEFEWTNPKADAGLFVEGLRQSMVEKLQEMRGGPVA, translated from the coding sequence TTGAAGCTACTCCGAGGTTATTTGGCCCTGATCGTTACCTGTCTGGGCATGCTGCTGTCCGATCTCGTCCAACGTTTCTTGGTCGGCCCATGGCTGTGGCTTCGACCCCAGAGCCGGATCAGCGTGTTGGGTTCCTGGCTTCAGTACTTGGCCTGGCTTGTGACGAGGCCTTTCGAAGTTATCGGAGGTGCGTCCCTTCCTCATCCGGATCGCATCATCCCGTGCGAGCCTGGAGTGTTGGTCGTCATGAACCACCAGTCGATGCTCGATCTTCCGCTCGGGGTCAAGACACTCACTAGCGGCTACCTTCGTGTTGTCACCCGCCGCCGCTACACTCGTTTTATCCCGCTAATATCGCACTTGAGCAGGCTGTATCAATACCCGTGGGTGGACCCTTCAGCAAACACGGGGGATGCCCGACGAATGCTCAAGCAGCTTCGAAAAATCTCCCGGGAAACGGATGTCCCTATCCTCATCTATCCTGAGGGGACGCGGTCCAAGGATGGGGAGATCGGACCGTTCCGCCCGGCGGGTCTGGGGTTGATCCTGCGTGCGCGTACTTGGAAGGTCCACGCCTTCGTCGTGGATGGCCTTTGGCAGTACGCCAAATTCAAGCACCTCCTGGGAAGCATGGACACGCTGGACGCGCGAATGGAATACGTCGGCGAATTCGAATGGACGAACCCGAAAGCTGATGCTGGCCTGTTTGTCGAAGGACTGCGGCAGAGCATGGTGGAGAAGCTCCAAGAGATGCGGGGGGGGCCGGTCGCATGA
- a CDS encoding acetoacetate decarboxylase family protein, which yields MDDQGYTYYGFKNCVGGFFEMPTSDARKLLPKHLEPLEMQHERSILALTCFEFTESEVGHYFEVVLAVIVPPMVEPGKPLPKAAFYPFCVGVTSAAAREHATERWHLPHFLGELDIAMNEFDDRMEVEVRDDDKPVLDLLVTKHKYAPSKNLYNAFMVDADSDRKFKANIYMGAPHSEHEEETGSLTLYEHEMTAGLTIDDVNTYPFREQWYQAGLQTFEPLLEI from the coding sequence ATGGATGATCAAGGCTACACCTACTACGGCTTCAAGAACTGTGTCGGAGGGTTCTTCGAGATGCCCACGTCGGACGCTCGCAAACTCCTTCCGAAGCACCTTGAGCCGCTCGAGATGCAGCACGAGCGGAGCATCTTGGCGCTGACTTGCTTCGAGTTCACCGAAAGTGAAGTCGGGCACTACTTCGAGGTCGTCCTGGCCGTAATTGTCCCGCCCATGGTTGAGCCGGGGAAGCCGCTCCCAAAGGCCGCGTTCTACCCGTTTTGCGTCGGGGTGACCAGCGCAGCCGCACGCGAACATGCAACAGAACGTTGGCATCTTCCGCACTTTTTGGGAGAGCTCGACATCGCCATGAACGAGTTCGACGACCGCATGGAAGTCGAGGTTCGCGACGACGACAAGCCAGTGCTCGACCTCTTGGTCACAAAGCACAAGTACGCCCCCTCAAAAAACCTATACAACGCCTTTATGGTTGACGCTGACTCAGATCGAAAGTTCAAGGCCAACATTTACATGGGGGCCCCCCACTCCGAGCACGAAGAGGAGACGGGGTCGCTCACGCTTTACGAGCACGAGATGACGGCGGGTCTGACGATCGACGACGTCAACACGTACCCGTTCCGCGAACAGTGGTATCAGGCCGGCTTGCAGACCTTCGAGCCCTTGCTGGAGATCTGA
- a CDS encoding diacylglycerol kinase family lipid kinase gives MPGHFVIFNPASGRGRGRKRIAVYRRLLEAQLDDVTFATTTRPGEERELTDRAAGEGFDVVVAVGGDGTWSNVADRLLNHDRTDVVLGMLPNGTGNDFGRSLGFDPMNAAEAVNSLASGNRRRVDVGRIDTPTASEHSPEQSEARHFLNLVGFGFDVAVIDAASQARFLKGELLYKITALQQLFKFPGIDLELAAADGTERSGRHLMLTVSNGRFFGGGFPIAPKATVEDGLLHACQIQDAAPMTRLKLFNMAERGRHVESEQVEVLDDASFTVTFPAAPRFEVDGDIRRASDPSIVIRALPAALEVIAPPVQ, from the coding sequence GTGCCAGGCCACTTCGTCATTTTTAATCCCGCCTCGGGGCGGGGACGCGGCCGAAAACGCATCGCCGTCTATCGGCGTCTACTGGAAGCGCAACTCGACGACGTGACATTCGCAACCACAACGCGGCCCGGTGAGGAGCGGGAACTCACCGACCGTGCGGCAGGCGAGGGTTTCGACGTTGTTGTGGCGGTGGGCGGAGACGGCACGTGGAGCAACGTGGCAGATCGCTTGCTCAACCATGACCGAACTGATGTGGTGCTGGGGATGCTACCCAACGGCACGGGAAACGACTTCGGTCGCAGCCTCGGCTTCGACCCAATGAACGCGGCTGAAGCAGTGAACTCCCTGGCCAGTGGGAACCGGCGCCGTGTCGATGTAGGTCGCATCGACACGCCTACGGCCTCAGAACACTCGCCGGAGCAGAGCGAAGCCCGCCACTTCTTGAACCTGGTCGGCTTTGGTTTCGATGTCGCTGTGATCGACGCAGCGTCTCAGGCTCGGTTCCTCAAGGGCGAGCTGTTGTACAAAATCACAGCGCTTCAGCAGCTCTTCAAATTCCCGGGAATCGACCTGGAGCTCGCGGCCGCCGATGGGACCGAGCGGTCCGGGCGCCACCTGATGTTGACGGTGTCAAACGGACGTTTCTTCGGCGGAGGCTTCCCGATCGCGCCCAAGGCGACTGTCGAAGACGGACTGCTGCACGCGTGCCAGATCCAAGACGCAGCGCCAATGACCCGCCTGAAGCTCTTCAACATGGCGGAACGCGGCCGGCACGTAGAATCGGAACAGGTGGAGGTGCTCGACGACGCATCCTTCACCGTCACATTCCCGGCAGCTCCCCGCTTCGAGGTGGATGGGGACATTCGACGGGCTTCCGATCCATCGATCGTGATCCGTGCGTTACCTGCCGCTCTCGAAGTGATCGCGCCGCCCGTTCAGTAG
- a CDS encoding methylated-DNA--[protein]-cysteine S-methyltransferase, translating to MAPGTDLQQNVWGALCEISYGEARSYGELAATVGRPSAVRAVGRVNGLNALAIVVPCRRVVGADGKLVGYGGVWRKQKLLAVEGV from the coding sequence GTGGCCCCGGGAACTGACCTTCAGCAGAACGTTTGGGGTGCGCTTTGTGAGATTTCGTACGGGGAGGCCCGTAGCTACGGTGAATTGGCCGCCACGGTCGGGCGACCTTCTGCGGTACGAGCTGTGGGGCGGGTTAATGGACTGAATGCTCTGGCCATTGTTGTCCCCTGCCGCCGGGTGGTTGGCGCAGATGGGAAGCTCGTGGGCTACGGCGGCGTCTGGCGGAAGCAGAAGCTGCTCGCCGTTGAGGGCGTCTAA
- a CDS encoding ATP-binding cassette domain-containing protein, with amino-acid sequence MVADAFRLKLELELQLPGTDLCVSLDTRTKAVAIVGPSGAGKSTLLRILAGVERRARGRVTFRSEVWQDSSSGAWVSPWERSVGWVPQDVLLFPHLSVRENLTYGAEPEASVTEIADLLQITPLLDRRPKRLSGGEQQRVALGRALIAEPRMLLLDEPFSALDRPLRAELCQVVRSWTLQRGVPLVLVSHDEEDARQLGEERYRLSAGTLSQED; translated from the coding sequence ATGGTCGCTGACGCCTTCAGATTGAAGCTGGAGCTCGAGCTCCAGCTCCCGGGCACCGACCTCTGCGTCTCACTGGATACGAGAACGAAGGCCGTCGCGATCGTCGGGCCGTCAGGCGCTGGAAAGAGCACCCTTCTCAGGATTCTGGCGGGCGTCGAACGCAGAGCCCGCGGGCGCGTGACCTTCAGATCGGAGGTATGGCAAGACTCCTCGTCGGGTGCCTGGGTATCCCCATGGGAGCGAAGCGTGGGATGGGTTCCGCAAGACGTTCTTCTCTTCCCGCATCTCTCCGTACGAGAGAATCTGACCTACGGGGCGGAACCGGAGGCGTCCGTAACGGAGATCGCAGATCTTCTCCAAATCACGCCGCTCTTGGACAGGAGACCAAAAAGGCTCTCAGGGGGAGAGCAGCAGCGCGTCGCTCTGGGGCGCGCCCTGATCGCCGAGCCGCGGATGCTCCTACTCGACGAACCGTTCTCTGCGCTCGACCGGCCGCTCCGCGCAGAGTTGTGTCAGGTCGTTCGATCTTGGACACTGCAGCGAGGGGTGCCGCTTGTCTTGGTAAGTCACGACGAAGAAGACGCGCGACAACTGGGTGAAGAGCGTTATCGCCTTTCCGCTGGGACGCTCAGTCAGGAAGATTGA
- the modB gene encoding molybdate ABC transporter permease subunit, which produces MLAFALAVPVRATPTAEAQDSALLVLAAASLADVLPQVALAWERTGGAPVAFSFSATSRAATQAVRDPTADVIVSADLQWVEWLRERGAVLAGTALEIASNDLVAIVPAGASGITSAEQLGGVTRIALAGENVPAGRYARSALEAHGVWAEVEPKVVRSGSVRGTLEWVARGEVSAGVVYRTDALQDSDVALAFVFDSDDHPHIGYWAAPLVGSDVPDVARAFVAFLASTEAADVFGAEGFRLPSESFDAEQARSGSSLGVPGVASAIRLSVIVALLATLVGLVPAIGLGWVLARWDFRGKSIVSALVLAPLVLPPVVTGFLLLSVLGTNTPFGGALASLGLPVPFTLLGAALAAFVVGMPLYVISIRGAFEAIDSKYEELSSTLGVTPRRTFLRISLPLALPGIAAGAVLAFARALGEFGATVVLAGNVEGSTRTIALAVYTLLESPQGQEQVWLLVGASVAVSLLALFGFEVLSRRQKQRLEDRHGR; this is translated from the coding sequence GTGCTGGCGTTCGCCCTAGCCGTCCCTGTGCGTGCCACCCCCACTGCAGAAGCGCAGGATTCTGCCCTTCTTGTGCTTGCGGCAGCGAGTTTGGCCGACGTCCTTCCTCAGGTGGCACTCGCGTGGGAACGAACAGGTGGAGCGCCCGTCGCCTTCTCATTCAGCGCCACCTCCCGGGCGGCTACGCAGGCCGTACGGGACCCCACCGCTGACGTGATCGTCTCCGCAGATCTCCAGTGGGTAGAATGGCTGCGCGAGCGCGGTGCCGTGCTCGCGGGCACGGCGCTTGAGATCGCATCGAACGACTTGGTAGCGATTGTCCCTGCTGGGGCGAGCGGTATCACGTCGGCGGAACAGCTGGGGGGCGTTACACGCATCGCTCTGGCTGGGGAGAATGTCCCCGCGGGCCGGTATGCCAGGTCCGCGTTGGAGGCGCATGGGGTCTGGGCGGAGGTGGAACCCAAGGTTGTACGGAGTGGCTCCGTGAGGGGGACGCTTGAGTGGGTGGCACGCGGTGAGGTCTCGGCCGGGGTCGTATATCGCACGGATGCCCTCCAAGACTCGGATGTAGCGCTGGCGTTCGTTTTCGACTCGGACGATCACCCCCACATCGGCTACTGGGCGGCGCCCCTGGTAGGCAGCGATGTCCCGGATGTCGCGCGCGCCTTTGTTGCCTTTCTAGCCTCCACTGAGGCTGCGGATGTCTTCGGGGCGGAGGGCTTCCGATTGCCCAGTGAGTCTTTTGACGCTGAGCAAGCGCGCTCCGGTTCGTCACTCGGGGTGCCCGGGGTAGCATCCGCCATTCGTCTGTCGGTGATCGTGGCGTTGTTGGCCACGTTGGTCGGGCTCGTGCCGGCGATAGGGCTCGGATGGGTGTTGGCCCGGTGGGACTTCCGCGGAAAGTCGATCGTCTCGGCGCTCGTCCTTGCTCCGCTCGTTCTGCCGCCTGTGGTAACTGGCTTCTTGTTGCTGAGCGTGCTGGGAACGAACACCCCGTTCGGTGGTGCGTTGGCCAGCCTGGGCCTGCCGGTCCCATTCACCCTGCTCGGGGCTGCTTTAGCCGCGTTCGTCGTAGGGATGCCACTGTACGTGATCTCGATCCGCGGGGCGTTCGAGGCAATCGATTCGAAGTACGAAGAATTGTCTTCCACACTCGGCGTGACGCCTCGCCGCACCTTCCTCAGGATCTCTCTTCCGCTTGCTCTCCCAGGCATCGCAGCTGGTGCCGTGCTCGCTTTCGCTCGGGCCCTCGGAGAGTTTGGGGCGACTGTGGTCTTGGCAGGAAATGTCGAGGGGTCGACCCGCACCATCGCGCTAGCAGTATACACGCTATTGGAGTCCCCGCAGGGACAGGAACAAGTGTGGCTTCTCGTGGGTGCGAGCGTCGCCGTTTCGCTGCTGGCGCTCTTTGGCTTCGAGGTCTTGTCTCGTCGGCAGAAGCAGCGACTGGAGGACCGTCATGGTCGCTGA
- a CDS encoding thioesterase family protein produces MRSSELDAFGHVNHAVFLNYLEHGRFEALEQAGFPWSVLNDRNWGIFVVRIEVDYVAEAKRGDALIVRTWADSFRRTSMILEQEIVHGDDPSVVTTRARVTAVWVGPDRKPMRVPSEVRVGLTGAES; encoded by the coding sequence GTGCGTAGCTCGGAGCTGGACGCCTTCGGTCATGTGAATCATGCCGTCTTCTTGAACTATCTGGAGCATGGCCGCTTCGAAGCTCTTGAGCAGGCCGGGTTCCCTTGGTCCGTACTCAACGACCGCAATTGGGGGATCTTCGTGGTACGTATCGAGGTCGACTATGTCGCAGAAGCCAAGCGCGGAGACGCACTCATCGTGAGGACTTGGGCTGACTCCTTCCGCCGCACCAGTATGATTCTCGAGCAGGAGATTGTGCACGGAGACGACCCTTCCGTGGTTACCACCCGAGCACGTGTGACCGCTGTCTGGGTGGGTCCCGACCGAAAGCCGATGCGAGTCCCCAGTGAGGTCCGTGTTGGGCTGACCGGCGCAGAGAGCTGA